CGACCCGTCCGCGGCCGTCCAGCACGGCCGACGCGGATCGGTGGACCGAGAACGGATCGTCCGGGCTCTCGCTGAGCGACGTAGGGGCTGTGTTGTGCATCGCCCACCCATCTCGCGCCGTTCGCGGCGCCCGTGGTGCGGCGCCCCGGGCGCCCCTGCCGTTGCGCATGCCTGTCCTGCAGTGGCTCACTCCAGTATCGGCCGTGCGGGCACCGAGTGCTTCGTCGTCGGCCGGGACGGTCGGTGGGGTGACGCCCGTGAGGGTGCGACGCCCGGGTCACCGGGGCAGCGCGACGCCCGGGGTCACCGGGGCAGGGCGCGGGCGAGGAGTACCGCCACGTCGTCGTCCGCCACTTCGGGCATGACATGGGCCAGGAGGTCGTCGCAGACCTCCTCCAGAGGACGGCCGGGGCGCCGCCGCAGGGCCTGGGCCAGGCGCTGCATGCCCTGGTCGAGGTCCGTGCCGCGGGTCTCGATCAGACCGTCGGTGTAGGTCACCAGGAGGCTGTGCGGCGGCAGGGGCACCCGCTGGATCTCACGGTCCTGTCGGCCCACGCCGAGCGGCGGGCCCGTGGGTCCGTCCAGGAAGGCGACCGTGCCCCGCCCGTCGGCGATCACGGGGGGCGGGTGGCCCGCCCTGGCGATCAGGCAGTGTCCGGTGGCCGGATCGTGAACGGCGTACAGGCAGGTGGCCATCTCGTTGTCGCCCAGGTCGGCCACGGCGGCGTCCAGGGAGCGCAGCACCTGGTCGGGCGCGGTGTCCCGGCGTGCCAGGGTCCGGACCGCCGTGCGCAGCTGGCCCATGACCGCCGCCGCGTGGATGCCGTGCCCCATCACATCGCCGATCACCAGGGCGGTCCGGTCGTCCGACAGGGCGATGGCGTCGAACCAGTCGCCGCCGACCTCGTGGTCGCCGGCCGGCAGATAGCGCCCGGTGAGTTCCAGTCCGCTGACGGTGGGCAGGGCGGTGTTCATCAGGCTGCGCTGGAGGGTGAGGGCCGCGTCGCGTTCGCGGCTGTACATGCGCGCGTTGTCGATGTTCAGCGCGGCTCGGGCGACCAGCTCGTCGATCAACAGGGTGTCCTGGTCGTCGAACGGGTCGCGCCCGCGCGTGCGGGTCACCACCACCGCGCCGAGCGCGGTGCCCCGGGCCACCAGCGGAACCAGGCGCGCCGCGCCCACGCGGGCGTACAGGTACGCGCGCAGCCGTTCGGCGCCGGGCGTGGGGATCAGCGGGCCGATGTCGCCCAGGTAGAGGTTCATGGGAAGCCCGGCACTGATGACCTGCTCGTACACCGAGCCGGGCGGGACCTTCATGGTCATGCCGACCGCGAGATGATCGGCCGGCGCGGCCGGATCGGTGAAGGCCGCCGCGGCCCGGCGGACCACGCCGTGCGCCGACGCGGCGGTCTCGTCCGGGGCCATCGCCTCCTCCAGCAACTGGACGTCGGCGGAGTCGGCCAGCCGGGGCACCAGGACGCGGACCACCTCCTGCGCCGTCTGCGTCAGATCCAGGGTGGACCCCATCTGCGTACCCGCCTCCGCCAGCAGCGCGAGACGCCGCCGCGCCCGCTCCGCCTCCAGATGGGCCCGCTGCCCCGCCGTCACGTCGATCAGCGAAGCGATCACTCCCACGCGTTGGCCGGCCCCGCCGAGCAAGGGGGCGTAGGAGCAGGACCACGTCCGCTGCCGTTCCGGGTCCGCCCCGCCGGAGGTGTGGCGGAAGTCCACCACCGCCTCACCCCGGTCCAGGGCCCGCCGCATCGCCGACTCCAGCGCGCGGGCGCCGGGGGCGACGTCGGTCACGCGCCTGCCGACGTGCTCGGCCACCGGGACGCCGTCCATGCGGGCCAGAGCCTCGTTGACCCGGAGGAAACGCAGGTCGGGGCCGAGCATGGCCAGGCCGATCGGGGACTGGGTGAACAGCCCCTCCAGTGCGGCCAGCGCATCCCGCATCTGCTCCACCGCGGAGGTCTCCGCCGCGATGGCCAGCACACCGGTCCCCCTCCGCTGATCCGCGATCGGACAGATCCACATCTCCATCTCGACACGCGTCCCGTCGCGGTGCCGGACCGGCAGTCGTGCGACGACGGCCGCGCCCGCCCGTACCGTCCGGGTGAGCCGGTCGGCCAGCTCCTGGTTCTCCTCGGGTACGAGGACGTGGTCGGCCTCCCGGCCCAGCACCTGCTCCGGCGTGTGGCCGAGCAGGTCCTGCGCGGCGAGCGACCACTGCACCAGGCGCCCGTCGGCATCGGTCACCCACAGGGCGAGCGGGAGCAGGTCCTGGAACACGCCCGGATGCCCCACCGCGGACGTACGCCGATCCGGCGTTTCGCCGATCGCGTCGGGGGCACGTGCACCGCGGTGACTCGCGCTGGTCATGAGGGCACCTCGCTCACCTCACCCGTGACCCGGGAGGCTCAAGGACAGCCTAGGCCGCAAGTGGTCCGGCTCACATGGCGTGAAAGGGGTGCCGCCGACACCATGGGTGCTCTCCGTCACCGGCAGGCTGAAGGGATCAAGAATGTTCCGCAAGGTGCT
Above is a window of Streptomyces sp. DT2A-34 DNA encoding:
- a CDS encoding SpoIIE family protein phosphatase, producing MTSASHRGARAPDAIGETPDRRTSAVGHPGVFQDLLPLALWVTDADGRLVQWSLAAQDLLGHTPEQVLGREADHVLVPEENQELADRLTRTVRAGAAVVARLPVRHRDGTRVEMEMWICPIADQRRGTGVLAIAAETSAVEQMRDALAALEGLFTQSPIGLAMLGPDLRFLRVNEALARMDGVPVAEHVGRRVTDVAPGARALESAMRRALDRGEAVVDFRHTSGGADPERQRTWSCSYAPLLGGAGQRVGVIASLIDVTAGQRAHLEAERARRRLALLAEAGTQMGSTLDLTQTAQEVVRVLVPRLADSADVQLLEEAMAPDETAASAHGVVRRAAAAFTDPAAPADHLAVGMTMKVPPGSVYEQVISAGLPMNLYLGDIGPLIPTPGAERLRAYLYARVGAARLVPLVARGTALGAVVVTRTRGRDPFDDQDTLLIDELVARAALNIDNARMYSRERDAALTLQRSLMNTALPTVSGLELTGRYLPAGDHEVGGDWFDAIALSDDRTALVIGDVMGHGIHAAAVMGQLRTAVRTLARRDTAPDQVLRSLDAAVADLGDNEMATCLYAVHDPATGHCLIARAGHPPPVIADGRGTVAFLDGPTGPPLGVGRQDREIQRVPLPPHSLLVTYTDGLIETRGTDLDQGMQRLAQALRRRPGRPLEEVCDDLLAHVMPEVADDDVAVLLARALPR